The Streptomyces sp. NBC_00162 sequence CGTGATTTCGTCGCCGGCCGAGGTCACCAGGACGCCGACCGGCTCCAGACCACCCGTGGCCAGCAGAACACCGGCCGCCGTCAGCTCCTCGATGAACTTGCCCATTTCGACGTACAACTTCTCGTCGGGCGCGGTGTCGGAAGGCCTGGTCGTCATCAGGTAGCGCATGGGGTTGCCTCTTCTCGTCGTGCAGTGCTTCTGCCTTGCCTACACGTCGAACAAGGACATGTGACAGGGAACGCAGCCGTTCCCTGTCACATTGCCGGATCGACGTGCAGGCAAGAACCGAACACGACGAACGAACCCGAGAGGCACACACCATGACCACCCGGACCCCCACCAGCGCGGCTATCGCCGCTTCCCCCGCCGCGACCGGAACCCCGGCCCGGTCCGCCACCCGCTCCCTGCTCACCTGCGTGGTCGTAGCGTCACCGCTGTGGGCGGTCGTCTCCCTGACCCAGGCCGCCGGCCGCGACGGCTTCGACATCACCCGCCACCCCCTGAGCGCGCTGAGCAACGGCTCCCTCGGCTGGCTCCAGATCGCCAACTTCCTGGTCGCCGGAGCCCTGCTCGCCATCGGGGCGACCGGTCTGCGCAGGGCTCTGCACGGCACCCCGGGGAGCACCTGGGCACCCCGACTTGTACGGATCAGCGGCATCGGCATGATGGCCGCGGGACTGTTCGTCATGGACCCGGTCGACGGCTTCCCCGCAGGCACCCCCGCCGGGGAAGCCGCCGCACTCACCTGGCGCAGCTACGCCCACTTCGGCGCCGGATCGATCACCTTCACCTCGCTGATTGCCGCCTGCTACGTCCTGGGCCGTCACTTCAGC is a genomic window containing:
- a CDS encoding YciI family protein, which gives rise to MRYLMTTRPSDTAPDEKLYVEMGKFIEELTAAGVLLATGGLEPVGVLVTSAGDEITVTDGPFAEAKEAVAGFALIEVRSKEEAIELARRFRRIVGDGESVVQQVFGP
- a CDS encoding DUF998 domain-containing protein, with the protein product MTTRTPTSAAIAASPAATGTPARSATRSLLTCVVVASPLWAVVSLTQAAGRDGFDITRHPLSALSNGSLGWLQIANFLVAGALLAIGATGLRRALHGTPGSTWAPRLVRISGIGMMAAGLFVMDPVDGFPAGTPAGEAAALTWRSYAHFGAGSITFTSLIAACYVLGRHFSRIGHRGYAIASRVAGTTLLIGNGWAMGGGKAGTLTLAVGAITAMLSISVIANRYRRIH